acctcctctcctatagccgatacccttttcggtttaatcagtcaccatcatcagttagcaccctaaggaggaaacAGATCACACTTACAACTATGTCGAACTCGATGGCATCATCTATCAatggattctccactgcactgtctgctgtaacagatatgttttcatgttttccattatgattaaacagaactgatccaacatgtggtatcagagcatatgttgattagtcggtTCTGCTTTCGTATCcattaattctgggattgaaatcaTGAAAACAGAAATTTTTATAACTTAATAAACctaacagccggtttcgagtcataaAGATCCACTCGAGATATCTGTTTCGAGGAAAAGAACTATTTTAAATATCTCAAAATCAAAACAGTTAAAAGTatgtccgaaatctgtttagaaaagccttaaaattcaggtttcgggttccagaatttatgttttatttttagggttcatcatgttcttaggaaaattcgaaaaaaaaattccgttatgttttggaatgtaatTAGGATTGATGAGTGTTTTTTCCTGTTTGATCCAATTTAATCTGTTAAGTTTATTCGAAAACTATTAAAAGATATACAGTCataattttcgaaatatttttgataaaattagatcatcttaaaacaggaaatcatatctcataatcccttaaatttcgaattttcagttatgttttCACATTCACAGCTGTTAACAGGAAGTTTCAAGATCCCTTCTAACGAAACAAGaccaagatctcgactcgagaccacaaggtctcgactcgaaatcataagtgttctcaaatgtttacaactcgagacaacgatttcgactcgagaccactaaggtttcgactaagggcttcaatcttcacaactcgagaccatggttgcgacctgagacctcataaggagtcgagatctcataattcacagcagtcgagaccatgattacgactcAAGACACTGAGATTGCGGCTCGAGACcttaatgagtcgagacctcataatgaTGAGTCGAGACTTGAGTCCCCCTTCACcccccagcgaactcaccgcggagttcgatccgcgctaacaggtggtttgctactaaataattggttttttgtaattacttagttaattaatcagaatcagataatgttttacaaaaaccaaaatggcttaacttgaatgagcttttgatgtatcatttctggccaaagctgatttgatacatctacttatcatccaagtatGACGAAAGTTATGTTGAGtttgcatcataaacatgaatgtcttaatatctggccaaagctgatttaattccttcatagatggcatacttaacaagtgcataactaaagtgattgtctcaatttctggccaaagttgatttgttacaaccactttgcacacatgcttaaatgattacacttctggccaaagctgttttgtcttcgtttaagtagaattttaactaagtctattattttaatgttagtaatagacaatatcacagcttcataatgtaaaatggccattatttatgcctgccttagtttaacgtgcccttagatcacattaggacttcttccttagtatcataacttgctcatcttatttccactatcagcgcccaattgcgggattccacctttgaccggtgataactttgctgcttggaaggatgctctcatgcttacactTGGATTGCTGGACTTTGACTATGCactaagagagaataagccagcggaccttactactcaaagtactgctgctgagcagttgactcatgaaaagtggactaggtgtaaccacatgtctctcatgttcatgaagcagtccataagcaatgcaatcaggggagccattcctgattctgaagatgctaaaaccaaCTTAGcttctgtggaggcgcagttcaaggggacgtctaaagcacacgctagtagTCTTATTCTTAAGCTGGTgacgactaagtatgatgggaggagcggcattcgcaagcacatcatgatgatgaatgacatggccaataagctgaaggggctggaaatggaaatcagtgatggtttccttgttcatttcatcattacttcgcttccttcgtcctttgaagcattcaagatcaattacaacactcagaaggacaaatagACGATGAGTGAGTTGGTCGCTATGTgtgtacaggaggaagagcgtatgaggatggatcgcactactgatgttgcaaacttcactacttccaactctaagaaaaggaagaacaatcatcagaggaaggatgcttcaaaagtccaaaggcctaatcctcATACAAGTGCACcctccagctctaagaactccttaggcagaatccactgcaagttctgtaaaaagacaggacatatgCAGCAGGAATGCCCTGATTTTAAGGAGTGgttggctaagaaaggtaacgattattttatgatacttgagtcctataatttaagtgttcctgctaattcttggtggtttgattctggttctatggttcatgttaccaattcaactcagggattccttacaattcggaagctggaaagaaaccaaagaacgcttaaggttggggatgatcgagaattagaagtgaatgccattggaacattacaattatttatgaaaactggtttatgtattaaactttatgataccttatatgttcctgatgtaactcggaaccttgtatcaggaccaaagttagacatggactgttttattgtttcccatggtcatcgcaaactctctatcctctatgattctgttctttatggtactggtattctggatggtggtctctatagattagaactagatgatggcttttccaaatctttgttgtcatataacattaatgaatcactcacaaaagtgaaagagaaacgagacttagagacttcatccatgttgtggcatcaacgtttaggccacatcttaaaagaacgattaaatcgtctcgtaaaggctgaagtcttacctcctatcgatttctctgattttggaacatgtgtcaaatgtcttaaaggtaaaatgacattagcgaataagaaaggtgccactaggagttctaatttattagaactcattcacactgacattagtggcccctaccaaatcgctggcataataggacatacttcatttatcacttttattgatgattattctcgttacatgtacttgtatcttattaaggagaaatctgaatctctaacaacttttaaagattataaggctgaagttgaaaagcaattagatcttcagattaaagttgtgagatcagatagaggcggtgaatattatggaagacatactgatgtgggtcaagctcctggtccattttatgagttttgtaagggccaagggattgtgaaccaatacaccatgcctggtacacctcagcagaacggtgtcgttGAAAGAAGGAACCATTACCTTCTAAACAAGGTGCGCaatatgttagccaacactaatttaccattattcctctggactgaagcgttaaaagcagctgttcatatactcaatagagttccttctaagtctgtccctaaaactccttatgaactttggataggaaggaaaccgagtcttaaatatatgaaagtatggggctgcattgctgaagcaaaactttataATCCTTTCccaaggaaacttgaccctaaaacagttacctgtttctttatcgggtatcctgataattcaaagggttatcgtttctattgtccttctcatgtcacccgtattgttgaaaccaagcgtgctgtgttcctggaggatttcaaggtcagtgggagcagtaccaacccttacgaagaattacaagaagtacaagacgcgcaGGGggggagactcgtcgcttaccattactccgattactcctcttgtacccaatgcaactactgcacctgaagctactgcaccaactccaaattcacctctacattcagaacccattatacctcatgacgaaggcacatcaaacgctcataaCCAAGACAACACTGAACCCGGTAATCCACTCAGGAGatcatctaggcaaagaaggcctactaattgggatgattatgttacctacctgactgaaatggatcccggaaagctcaatgatcctatctcttacaatgaagccataagcagtgatcagtcttctgaatggaataaagcaatgattgatgagcttgaatccatgaagaaaaatgacatttgggatttggtagaattacccaacggtgtcaaacccgtaggatgtaaatgggtgttcaaaacgaaattggatccgaatgggaacgttgaacgctacaaagcgagattggttgcaaagggcaacactcagaaagagggaattgattatcaagagacgttttcacctgtctctcgtaaagattcattaaggatcgtcatggccctagtagctcattttgatttagagttaCATCAGAtagacgttaaaaccgctttccttaacggagacttggacgaagatgtttacatgaaacaacctgaaggctttaaacctgaaggtcaggagcatctagtctgtaagttgaagaaatccatttacgggttaaaacaagcatcacgtcagtggtacctcaagtttgatgaagtcacgaagaaacaaggttttatgaagaatcaagtggatcaatgcacctacctcaagatgagtgggagcaactttactatacttgtcctttacgtagatgatattctattagCAAGTAacagtttagacatgttgcatgagtcgaagcggttactctcgcataacttcgacatgaaggatctcggagatgcttcttacgtcattggcatcgaaattcaccaagatagacacaaagggatcttaggattatcccaaagggcttacatagatcgtgtccttacacgttacaacatgcaacagtgcaaaccttCCGTCGCTctagtagttaagggagatgttttcggttcattccagtgtccgacaacagaggttgagaatgagcaaatgagccagataccttacgcgtcagtagtcgggagcttgatgtatgctcaagtctgtactcgcccagatatcacttatattgctggaatgctaggccgttatcagactaatcctggcctagatccttggaaagcagctaagaaggtacttcgatatctgcaagggacgaaagactataaactgacttatagaagaagtgatcatttagaagtggtgggctattctgattctgattttgccaaatgcaaagatgacaagaaatccacttcgggctatatctttatgttagcaggcgaccctatctcatggaagagtcataaacaacagttgaccacaacttccacaatgatggcagagtacattgccgtttataacgcaacctgtcatggaatgttgcttagaaatctgatcactggactcaaaatcgttaattccatttctagaccattgaaactttattgtgataactcagctgccattagtttctcgaacagtaacagttcgactggagctggtttatatcttgatacaaaatatttgttcgtacgtgaacgagttgaggaaaataatctttgtatcgagtatattagtactaaagatatgcttgcggatccgatgactaaaggtctccctcctaaggtttacaaagaacatgttcggaatatgggatttagtaaagaccttatttgagcatattgtactagcttatgttttatgattaatgaaatttcctcagtttgattttgtatgtctcttagaatatgttcaaccggtataatggcatatagacaaataaagttacaaatcaaacaaaggacttatgcgtattttgatcataacgattaggttttaaattaaggctatagtatgactaatgggggtcttgagtcgcataatgattcaacggctgtatttctctgctatagtacttgtttaaggctaaaatgagtgttaactcctgatcaggcttatctaatactcatagtaaatgattactcggctaagtgggagaatgtaagattaaatatattatgttttaatatttaatctagtagccattataatcatttacataatatagatcaaaatatataataacctattaaataattagttggtaattgttgatggaccatattacccttattaactaattaggtttcctcttgtgtgtttatataaggagaattatgtagaGGTCATAAGGTTACACACTTAGACATAACCTATTAgtcataacatcatcatcatcgacctcctctcctatagccgatacccttttcggtttaatcagtcaccatcatcagttagcaccctaaggaggaaccagatcacactgACAACTATGTCGAACTCGATGGCATCATCTATCAatggattctccactgcactgtctgTTGTAATAgatatgttttcatgttttccattatgattaaacagaactgatccaacatctTGTCCATTATCTCTTGAAGTGAGGCTCTTAGGGGGAGGGTGCGGTTTACTCATGATCACCCAGGTACTGTCATGTTGGATCAAGTAACCGGAGTACACCACTTCTTTTAAGTTGAGTACTTGGGATAAATATGGAAATCGAGTTGAGGAACTCGAGAGTGGGAGAGGAATAAAGGCGGTGGTTAATGGGTAAGCTAGGTGGCACAATATAATAGAATAGTAGGTGAATGGTTGTGAGTAGTTGTGAGTAAATGAAAAGGATATTGAGTAAACCGCACCCTCCCTCTCCCCCTCCCCTTTGAGTAGAGAGAATGTCACAAGGATGGTTCCGTGATTAATGCTTTTACTCGTGTCTTTGTCTCTCATCATTACCGTCACATGATGGTGCTATATCACCATTATATGCCATCTCCATCACTATGGTTACTTTTTGCAAAAAATAAAGATCCCAAAATGATACGAAAATTGTAATTTCATGCTAAATGCTAAACAAATAGATATAGCAATCAGGGATATCAACAAATAATAATAGACTTAATATTGAAATTATTGTCAAATGATGCCAAAATATCACGAAGAAAATTTTCACAACATAACATGGGAGACACAATAATGAGGATGCGAGGAAAAACGATGCAAGCAACGCGCCGCTTTTATCGGATAATTTCATttaaagaattttataaaatgttttatttaattaacattaattCATGATCGTTGCTAACACGTGTTATTAATCTTAACACTTGATTTTTCATAACTGCATTTTATCTGATTGGTGATTAAAAAATCGACTTTAATAAGTCAATAATTATTTATTCCTAAAATCATTGTATTTTAACAAAGCCATACACTTTAAAAAAGtgaaattattatattttttattgaacaaaatgtcatttttatttttgatttttttaatagtagctttgtagaatagtaaccaagtttttaaAATGTTtcaattaggtcactcaagtttcaaaagtgttctaatcaggtcactcaacattcatttttcattaaaattaaggggtTTTTCATCCATTTAATAAGTAACcatggtgatgtggatttttgtttcttttttcccttttatttgatgctaactttGAGTGATGACGtgaattgtaacttgtttttttaatttttaatgtaattaaagtgtttttatttttaataaatataatttcatatattaaaataatccgaccccaacatcttattcttcattttttttttgacaCATAGAAAAAAGAACATGATTCGATTTGAATtttaagttatctaattgggacaaaaacaatacgagtgacctaattagaacacttttgaaacttgattaCTATTCTGTGACATATTCCCTAGTTTTTTTAATTAGATACATCACAGGAAACTTAATTATTTGCATCCGGATTTCAAAATACTTAAAAAATATACTCTCTTTATTAAATGGTATTCTAAAGACATTGCGACTGAATAAAGTTAAATAACGATTAAATAATTGatactttttttttaacaaagtATCGTCATGTTTTTTATCAACTAAAACAAAACAACGTGCTTTAATTTACACAATGTGAATTTCATTCAAGTTTTAAAATATTGATTTATAATCAACTTTTCACTAGTcataataaaatataactttttatcaattATTATAGTAGATATTTTTCTAGTCAACACATAAAGAACATGCGACATAACACAAGTACTACAATTAGACTATCTAGATGACTCGCTAGACGTTACCACATAGACACCGCATGCTATGACATGTTACATGCACCGCCTCTAAGATGACATAACTTAAATGTATTGATATGTTTGTATATAGTGTAGAAGTAATcttttaaaatccggtttttatACCATATTGGATTTGGTTTAGAAACGGTTTAACAGGGTGCATCAGGCGATTCAATCGGGTGTACCAGACGGTTTAACCGGTTTATCGACTGATTTGAACCGGTTTTTGAAACATTGTGTAGAAGTGTAAATGTATAATGTGACGGAAAACATGCTCAATAGCTaaaagaatactttatttatgcACATAAGAGTTTTGATATCttacattaaaaaaaataataaatacccAACGAAATTTTcccaaaattcaaaaatacaaaaaaaaaaaaaaaaaaaaaaaaaagttgattccCCTTTTTACGCCTTGACCTCCGCCTCGTGGCCACCACCGTGATCAATCTGCATCACCGATCTGCTCTATCACTGTCACACACAAAACACCCACTAGCTACTTACTGTGCATAATGTGACATTCTTTTCACTTTTCTCCATACAAAAATATCCTCTGCTCACTATAAATAACCATCTACACTTCAACTCCTCTTCACAACTCATTCCATCACTCTCCTCACATCTCCATTTCGCTAGACACAATGGCACGTTCATCCACCGCTCTTGTTTTGGTTCTTTCGTTCGTTCTCATGATCGCATTCGCCGACGTAGCTCAGGTACCGATTTATTCATTGAGTACGCCagaaacccgtgtattacacatgttaaataaattatgtATTAAACAGTTGGTAATGCAAATATtcgaattattgaacgatattTTTGAGATAAGGTAtgatttaaatattttttttctagTGAAAGACGTGACGCAACTAGTTATTTGTTTATTGGGTATAGAtttgattttttaaaatattGTGAAATATCtaactgatttttcatttctatGATTTAGGGATACAACAAGCTTCGTCCACAAGGTACGTTACAATTTATTAAAGCGGCATTGCCATTGTTTGTGTTGTTTTTTTACACTAATTCGTAGATTTTCTAAAATAAATACATCACATCCTGCATTTTGCAGAATTTAAACTAACAACGTTTTTGCTTGTGAAATACCCGACTTAACCATCAGAATTTGAACTCGAACGATTTGGACTCACAACTTTTTGTGTTGTATGTACAGATTGCAAACCGAGATGTACGTATAGGTGTTCGGCAACATCGCACAAGAAGCCATGCATGTTCTTCTGCCAAAAGTGTTGCGCCAAATGCTTGTGTGTGCCGGCTGGTGTTTACGGAAACAAACAGTCGTGTGCTTGCTACAACAACTGGAAGACTCAAGAAGGCAAGCCCAAGTGTCCTTGATTTCTATATCTTAAAGTTTAGAGGGGCTCTATTGACAACTATTTAAAGTGGAAGGGGCGAATTGTTGTTCTCGTGGAATAAAttgaaatgttttgtttttttGCACCTAGGATATTCAACCAAATTTGTGTTTTGTCTTTCTTTTAGAAAgtaatatttttaatatattgtTTGTTCTTTTTGTAAGAGTTTGTCTCGTTTGAAATTAAGTAATTTGGAAATCGATACATTGATGAAAAGGATTGATCTACAAGAACTTATAAAACTCGAGCCTTGCAATTGAGATAAACTAGAATCCAAACTGTTTATGATGACTTTAGCATGTGAAGGCCGACATTCGGATGATAAAAATATCCAGATAGAAAAAGGTACAAACTTAACATAAAGACTAGAGTGAGACATGCACCATTGCACCATAAGGGTGAAAGCGGCATAATCAGGATGGGGTTCGGGTTGAACGGGAACATGCCCTAAATGGCAAGAGAACGAATTCGGGTTCGAAATCTAGTTGGTGAAATTGAGCTTGAAGCAGATTAGACGAGCGTTGCCAATAGCTATATGAACTTGATTTGACTGCtatataatttaaatttttatttagAAAATGGAATACTGAAATTTGGATTCATCGGATTTTTTCTTAAGTTCATCGAGTTCAATTTGAATAAAAATAAGATGACACTCCCTATTCATTTGGGCTCCTCCGGTTCAATTAGGAGTGCCCTCACACGCTAAGTAAGGATGATTCATACCACATTATGCTAGGCCCcggtgatgaaacaatggttaaccgggcagggttaactcactggtctcgtcaagaagggttaatcccttcctctcgaggatcgctggctggattaCCGGTGGGTCGATCTCCTGCACAAGagaacaaaccgtgactcgtaacaaggaggatggggtggggggtgctccttgttaccactctccggcgtaagaatcagtaatctgcttgggaagcaaagtatgatagtagtagtagtgagagagttgtgaagagatacctcaaacctggtttggggttggtatttatagccgaggagtgaaggaggaggatgatggacagactgacgacgtgctgcacctttgcaggtgtgtcaggcttgtcgggtgtggaggttacgccacgtcagtctgttacctacgtagccctgacagatgactgtcatTGGCGCTACCTGCA
Above is a window of Helianthus annuus cultivar XRQ/B chromosome 14, HanXRQr2.0-SUNRISE, whole genome shotgun sequence DNA encoding:
- the LOC110909272 gene encoding protein RSI-1; the encoded protein is MARSSTALVLVLSFVLMIAFADVAQGYNKLRPQDCKPRCTYRCSATSHKKPCMFFCQKCCAKCLCVPAGVYGNKQSCACYNNWKTQEGKPKCP